TACCCTTCATTAAAGGCTGTCAGTGTGAAAAAGTGAACCGGCTCAACATATCCTGTCGCAAAGACTGCTTCTGTAATGGGAGCTATGGAGGGACTGACCCATTCTTTTTTCTTTTTACCTGAACAACCCGCCAACACCAGACTTGTCAGCAGAATTAAAAATAAACAATAGGTAAATGCTGATCTTTTCATATAAACTGAATAAGTGAATATTAAAATACTTTATTCTGAATCTGGATCCGATAATGCTGAATCAGGTACTCTGACAGATTAGTCAGGTAATCATTTTGTCCGCTAATGTAGTCTGAGAAATAACGAAGACGTTCATCCAGTGAGAGGACTCCTTCATTGAGCTGACGGCTTGCGTGCTGATCATTCTGATGGTAGAGATCCATGATCTGACGGGATTTACCAAGTGCGCTTACTGCATTGTCATAAGCCAGACGAAGGTTTTCATCGTCCAGATCTGCCTGTTTCCGGATGGCTTGGTAATTCTTTTGTTTAAATTCCCAGTCAATATGTGATTTCTGGATCTGAAAAAGCCGGGATGAACCGACAAGGATGGGTATACTCAGACGGAGTCCCCAATATTGCTGAGGTAGCGTGTTGGCATTTCCGAATTTTAGCAATTCGTCTCCAGAGATCTGTGTATTCCACTGATAAACAGCCGACAGTATTGGAGTAAAAGATGCTTTGCTGGCTTTCCATGCCGAGTGAGCAAGCATAGATTGCGCATGAGCCAGTTTCACTTCCGGATGGGATGAGCTTTGTAAGGATACTGCCTGACTAGCAGGATCTGACAATGTTTCATGTAAGACCAGTGATTCCTGAACAGATAGTCCAAGCAATGCCTTTAATTTATTGAGAGATACTAATTTGTTGGATAGGGCAACCTGCCATGTTTGTTCTGCTTTGTTTCTGGTGATACAAGCTGTATTGACAGATGTTTCGCTGACCTGGTAGTGGTAGAAAATCAGCATTGCCGGCACCAACCGCCTTGGTTAATGATTCTGCACTTCGTGAGGTAGCCGCTACTTTGTAGCCTTCTGAAAGCAACTTTTTTACAAGAGATAATCCTAATCCCTTTGAGGCACCGGTTACAAACCAAACTTTTTTTGAGTTTTCCATTTTTTTGATTTTTGTTGTTGTTAAATAATTACACTACAAAGATGCTGTGCTAAAAAAAAATGGATGTAGCCGTATTAATGGTCGTTGTGCCGAAATCAACGATTAGGGTAAAAAATGATGAAAAAAGGAGATCTAAGGATGGATTTGTATAGTTAATAGAGAAAAGGATGCTTCAAATGTTTTAGTAGAGTTAGTATTAGTAGGGTTAGTAGGGGAAATCCTTTTTGAGGTGCGAAAAAAGATTGGAACAAATAGCCCGGCCTGACGGTGTGTCAATCATGGCTTTGCTTGAACTAATTGCATCTCGAGGTTCTGGTTACAAACGTGAATTCAGCATAGCTAAATAGACGAAAAATTAAGCTAAGGAGTTTGCGCCCTGATAATCAATTTATTATGCAAAAGATTATCAAAAAGAAACTCCTTTACAAAATGGATTAAAGGTGTTTAAAATCGGTTTTCTGCCACCAAAAACGCCTTTCTAATTATACACCCTTTTTGATTATACATCCTTTACTTGCTACGTCCTCGGTATCGGCTTGATAAGGCTGTTTTTCGAGTTTAGAGTAAAAATCAGGCCATTTGTAACGGAACCCTACCCTACAGAGAAGTATCTCATATTTTTATAATATATTGATAAATAAGGATTTTACAGCAAAAAACAAAACATCTTAGCTTAAATATTTAATAGCGAACTTTTGAAAAACCACAAATCATTGGAGCACTTCAACTCTAATTCCAATTGAAAATGTACTCTATATCCGGTCTGTAGTAATAGCTGGACAATTGAGCTTTTTAGCCAATGCTAGGCAAGCACAATCGCCTAAGCTGAGTCCATATTCCCTTGTTGCGTGTTTTATAAGACCAGTTTCATAGGCGGTACTACCATCAAAAGGAAGTTTGTACCAAAGTCTTCTAACATACTGCTTACTATCGTTCAGTGCTATAAAAAACATATGTATCCATCCGAGTCAATACATGTCTTCGCTCGAACAGATACACTAACTTGTTAGGCTGGCCTAATAGGTCGAAAAGCACACTTGTTTAAGTCATGTA
This genomic stretch from Xanthocytophaga agilis harbors:
- a CDS encoding SDR family NAD(P)-dependent oxidoreductase → MENSKKVWFVTGASKGLGLSLVKKLLSEGYKVAATSRSAESLTKAVGAGNADFLPLPGQRNICQYSLYHQKQSRTNMAGCPIQQISISQ
- a CDS encoding TolC family protein, which encodes MIFYHYQVSETSVNTACITRNKAEQTWQVALSNKLVSLNKLKALLGLSVQESLVLHETLSDPASQAVSLQSSSHPEVKLAHAQSMLAHSAWKASKASFTPILSAVYQWNTQISGDELLKFGNANTLPQQYWGLRLSIPILVGSSRLFQIQKSHIDWEFKQKNYQAIRKQADLDDENLRLAYDNAVSALGKSRQIMDLYHQNDQHASRQLNEGVLSLDERLRYFSDYISGQNDYLTNLSEYLIQHYRIQIQNKVF